The Proteus vulgaris genome has a segment encoding these proteins:
- the sxy gene encoding Regulator of competence-specific genes: MSFLPEQRKAHLLSRIAKYGELTIKSQFGGVSLMIDNVMFAITSDNELYLKGSDFLETLYKATKMEAYIYLKKGKPITLRYYQITDALWENQKKLDQYIDLSYHYSIQEYLGQRKKPCRIKDLPNLGVILEKRLSQIGVNQVEELRLIGAKACYLKLMRNHNLKNSELLLSLAGAIVGCHRSVLPNQLKTELLDWYDELSFQ, translated from the coding sequence ATGTCATTTTTACCTGAGCAACGGAAGGCTCATTTGCTATCGCGTATTGCGAAATATGGAGAGTTAACAATAAAGTCGCAATTTGGTGGTGTTAGCTTAATGATCGATAATGTTATGTTTGCTATTACGTCTGATAATGAGCTTTATCTAAAAGGAAGTGATTTTTTGGAAACGCTTTATAAAGCAACGAAAATGGAAGCCTATATTTATCTAAAAAAAGGAAAACCAATAACATTACGTTATTATCAAATTACGGATGCTTTATGGGAAAATCAGAAAAAATTAGATCAATATATTGATTTGTCATATCACTACAGTATTCAAGAGTATTTAGGCCAACGAAAAAAACCATGTCGAATAAAAGATTTACCTAATTTAGGCGTTATTTTAGAGAAAAGGCTAAGCCAAATTGGTGTTAATCAGGTCGAGGAGTTACGGCTTATTGGAGCTAAAGCGTGTTACTTAAAGTTAATGCGCAATCATAATTTAAAAAATAGTGAACTTTTACTTTCATTAGCTGGGGCAATAGTAGGGTGTCATCGTTCAGTGTTACCCAACCAGCTTAAAACAGAATTATTGGATTGGTATGACGAGTTATCTTTTCAATAA
- the sulA gene encoding SOS cell division inhibitor, with protein sequence MVSELLYQNPLVINHILLPLLKQYSHESRWLLWLNPQQKLNRSWLKNAGLPLNKIIQLNHINMINTVDFMEKALMSGNYSVVLGWLPEISPEEMKRLESAASKGKSLGLIMRQQMNTNIHLESTNTSKRHLNSVKIHSIHYH encoded by the coding sequence ATGGTAAGTGAACTTCTCTACCAAAATCCTCTCGTCATTAATCATATTCTCTTGCCATTATTGAAACAGTATAGCCATGAATCACGTTGGTTATTGTGGCTAAACCCACAACAAAAACTTAATCGCTCTTGGCTGAAAAATGCAGGATTACCACTTAATAAAATAATCCAATTAAATCATATAAATATGATAAACACAGTTGATTTTATGGAAAAAGCATTAATGAGTGGTAATTACAGTGTCGTTCTCGGTTGGTTACCAGAAATATCGCCAGAAGAGATGAAAAGATTAGAATCTGCTGCCAGTAAAGGTAAAAGCTTAGGCCTTATTATGAGGCAGCAAATGAATACAAATATCCATTTAGAAAGTACTAATACATCTAAACGACATTTGAATTCCGTAAAAATTCATTCAATTCACTACCATTAG
- the ompA gene encoding outer membrane protein A: MKKTAIALAVAVAAFATAAQAAPKDNTWYTGGKLGWSQYQGTSNHFDGTSIGNGNTHRDQLGAGAFAGYQYNQYLGFELGYDWLGRMTYKGSYDNGAFRAQGIQLTTKLSYPVMEDLDVYTRLGGMVWRADSSATKNATSLSPKQERFSNNDTGVSPVFALGTEYAITPNIATRVEYQWINNIGDKGTLNARPDNGMLSVGVAYRFNQETPAPVVAPAPVVAPAPVVENKTFTLRSDVLFNFNKSTLKTEGQEALNGLYNELANIDPTQGRVVVIGYTDRIGSQNYNLPLSEKRAQSVVDYLVSKGIPANSISAEGRGKENPVTGNTCDNVKARSALIDCLAPDRRVEIEIQGTTEVVVQPGQ, translated from the coding sequence ATGAAAAAGACAGCTATCGCATTAGCAGTGGCAGTGGCAGCTTTCGCAACTGCAGCGCAAGCAGCTCCAAAAGACAATACCTGGTATACCGGTGGTAAATTAGGTTGGTCTCAATACCAAGGTACTAGCAACCATTTTGATGGTACTTCTATCGGTAATGGTAACACTCACCGTGATCAATTAGGTGCAGGTGCATTTGCTGGTTATCAGTACAACCAATACTTAGGTTTTGAACTGGGTTATGATTGGTTAGGTCGTATGACTTATAAAGGTTCATATGACAATGGTGCATTCCGTGCACAAGGTATCCAATTAACCACTAAATTAAGTTATCCAGTAATGGAAGACTTAGACGTTTATACTCGTTTAGGTGGTATGGTATGGCGTGCAGATTCTTCTGCAACTAAAAACGCGACTTCATTATCTCCAAAACAAGAACGTTTCTCTAATAACGATACTGGCGTTTCTCCAGTATTTGCATTAGGTACTGAGTACGCGATCACTCCAAACATCGCTACCCGTGTTGAATATCAGTGGATCAACAACATCGGTGATAAAGGTACTCTGAATGCGCGTCCAGATAACGGCATGCTGAGTGTTGGTGTTGCTTACCGTTTCAACCAAGAAACGCCAGCACCAGTTGTAGCTCCAGCACCAGTTGTAGCTCCAGCGCCAGTTGTAGAGAACAAAACCTTTACTCTGCGTTCAGATGTTCTGTTCAACTTCAACAAATCTACGCTGAAAACTGAAGGTCAAGAAGCTCTGAATGGTCTGTACAATGAACTGGCTAACATCGACCCAACTCAAGGTCGTGTAGTTGTTATTGGTTATACTGACCGTATCGGTTCTCAAAACTACAACCTGCCTCTGTCAGAAAAACGTGCTCAATCTGTAGTTGATTACCTGGTATCTAAAGGTATCCCTGCAAACAGCATCTCTGCAGAAGGTCGTGGTAAAGAAAACCCAGTTACTGGCAACACATGTGACAACGTTAAAGCTCGTTCAGCTCTGATCGATTGCTTAGCGCCAGACCGTCGTGTTGAAATCGAAATCCAAGGTACAACTGAAGTTGTTGTTCAACCTGGTCAATAA
- the matP gene encoding Macrodomain Ter protein, producing MKYQQLENLECGWKWAYLVKKHREGELITRYIEKSAADEVIEQLLLIESQPLKVLEWIDLHMNPDLSNKMKQTIRARRKRYFNAEHQHTRKKSIDLTFKVWQRLSALSQRRGITLSETIVQLIEDAERKEQYALKVHSLKDGLIELLERDKNK from the coding sequence ATGAAATATCAACAATTAGAAAATCTAGAATGTGGCTGGAAATGGGCATATCTCGTCAAAAAACACCGTGAAGGTGAGTTAATTACCCGTTATATTGAAAAAAGCGCGGCTGATGAGGTTATTGAACAATTATTGCTTATCGAATCACAACCATTAAAAGTTTTAGAATGGATAGATTTGCATATGAATCCTGATTTATCCAATAAGATGAAACAAACTATTCGTGCTCGTAGAAAGCGGTATTTTAATGCAGAGCACCAACATACACGTAAAAAATCGATAGATTTGACGTTTAAAGTTTGGCAACGTTTATCCGCTTTATCACAACGTCGAGGGATCACATTATCAGAAACGATAGTGCAATTAATTGAAGATGCGGAAAGAAAAGAGCAATACGCATTAAAAGTACATAGTTTAAAAGATGGCTTAATTGAGCTATTAGAAAGAGATAAAAATAAATAA
- the yccS_2 gene encoding Inner membrane protein yccS produces the protein MEGYDVALPRIIDTLIGCAIAWFAVSFIWPDWKFRQLPVVIQKTMTNNCYYLDAILIQYYQGKDNSLGYRIARRNAHSSDGELASLISNMSSEPKSYQASQEVAFQLLCLNHTLLSYISALGVHRSKIEDETVLTLLNDTVCISTLLYAVKHHTTKHLNNLI, from the coding sequence GTGGAAGGTTATGATGTTGCTCTTCCTCGTATTATTGATACCTTAATAGGCTGTGCTATAGCATGGTTTGCTGTGAGCTTTATTTGGCCTGATTGGAAATTTCGTCAACTTCCAGTTGTTATTCAAAAAACAATGACAAATAACTGCTACTATCTTGATGCTATTCTTATTCAGTATTACCAAGGAAAAGATAATAGTTTAGGTTATCGAATTGCTCGCCGTAATGCTCATAGCAGTGATGGTGAACTTGCATCACTTATCTCAAATATGTCCTCGGAGCCAAAAAGTTATCAAGCATCCCAAGAGGTCGCTTTCCAGTTACTCTGCTTGAATCATACCTTACTTAGTTATATTTCAGCACTGGGTGTTCATCGTTCTAAAATCGAAGATGAAACCGTACTTACGTTGCTTAACGATACAGTTTGTATATCGACTCTGCTTTACGCCGTAAAACACCACACGACGAAGCATTTAAACAATCTCATTTAA